The region catgacgGCAGCCCAGtcaacttggaataatacaggaatgctggcaggtgtaactgattgtaggaggggTCAGAAAtaggggtacagaggaagattggtggggggacttaaacccagacacagcagccattaggAAGAGAGCCACGTGGtcttgccagagtggggaccccctccCCGCAGCTTAGGTGGAGGGAGAGCCACACtcttctggcagagtggggaatCCTACAGCTCTGGTAAAAGaagaccacgtggctttggggtgctccctttcgCCTGCATGACCTAAAAGCAGGAGGGACTTTGcttggaagaagggtgaaagaaacTCTTGCCAGTagaccatgagaaggtgccacatggctttggattagttggagatcctgcctggatgcgacacagctgatggtgttaGGAGCCTGGATCCaggacatttgcttcttttcctgagatactgtaccctgaattagggcagggggagaaggaagcactgtgggcatcttgtgggtatccaaaaggactttgatattttaatgaagatgttaggccactattttaagtctgtatagcattaaataaacatttccgttccttttcacaaatctctggcattgagaaatgtctttcctataaggcaatGGACAATTGAGCACAGGAGGAGGTCCTTTCAGTAGTAGTATACCGTCCTcaaccccccttggccctgtgtgtgggtcGTTCTGTTACAGTACCACTATCATCCTCATGTCACAGATAAATGGAGGCAGAGAGATAGTAAGTGTTGTCCCCAAATTCTCACAGGAACTAAGTGGTGGACTTGGGATTCACCCCCTGGGAGctgaccccagagcccaccctcctgcccaccctccaggCCTCTGTGAGGAAAAGGACTCTCTGTCACTGCaaacagggaaatgcaaatccaccAGGGAGCATGCTGGGGCTGCTGTGTCCCTGCTCTCTAGGGGCCCAGAAGAGGAATCTGAAACCAGGTTGTCATTTCTTATCAGAGGTACTACAACTGCCTAAATCATGGGCTTCCAGTCCTCTGCATGGGCCTCAAGTCATTACTTCATCACATGCCCTGTGGCACCCACTGAACTCCAAGAAGGTCTAATTATCTCTTCCTGGTGGGATGCAGCCAGTTGCTATTTTCAGGAGCTGTGTTCTGTCCCCTGGTGAGCATCTGTGCCAACACTTTACACCAAAGCCTGACAGAAATGACAGCAGTGTTGGGACCAGGCCCATGCATCCCACAGGGTGGGACCCACATCCTCCTGCCCCATATTAGCCACTTCCCAGGACAGCTGACAGTGGGACTGTCCACTCCCTTCAGAGGAACTGCCACCCTCACCTCTGCCGGGAGGGGCAGGAGTGTCTGGGGACTGGGTCCCTTCAGCAGAGACCTTGACTCTTTGTTGTTCTGCATGACCAAAGTGGGCTGTGCAGGCCCAGGCATCCCTGAAATACAGTGGCCGAGGGCAAGCCTGGCTCTGAGGGTGGTGTGTGATGCTCATGTGTGGTGATggggtgtgtgtgctgtgtgcatgTGACAGCCAGGAGTAGATGTAGCGCACACCTCCTGAATGGCCGGCCCagtcctccctccttttccaggacaacccccactgcctcccccagACTAAGTGGTAGCAGGAATAGCCATGTTTACACAGCTGACCCTTTCCCCCTAACCACAGAGAGAATAGCAGGGGCCTGTTTCTGGGAATAACAGACACAGCCAGCCTGCCATAGGAAAGAACATGAAGCAAACCAATGGGCTAAGAGAAGCAGGGATAAAGTATGGAGACCATAGGCACCCGGAATGCCCCGCCTTCCATCACTGCTTCCACTGAGTTGCCAAAGTCACAACTCATCTGTGCCCTCGAGTTCCATGGACATTCTGCTTCCTTTTAATTGTCACCTTTTTTGCTTAAGCTGGTTCTGGTgtcttttctgttatttgcaaCCGAGGGTCCTAAAAACATACACCACCCTTGATCCCTTTGGAATAAGGCAGGAACTTAGTGAACTGAATGCCTTTCCAGGGTCTATTAAATCTCTACCCTTTTCCATCTAGTGCAACGTATCCAGCTTGAGATGGTCTCTTGGTTCTAGTGACCCTTCGATATCAGAGCCCTAAACTTCATCTCAGTCAGGCACTGGCAGAGCATGGCCGCCCTTGGACCTGTTATCACGGGTGGGTGGACACTATGTCATGAAACTAAAAGTCAGAATGCTGGGGGACAGGTTGAGAAATACATGGGAAATGTTAGATTTAGACTACCGTGTATTGACTTGCTGGACAACACAGAGGCAGCTCAGGAAGCCACTAGGTTCCAACGGGAAGACAAGGAAGGGCTAGTGGAAAGACCTGGTATTAGAAGAAAAGAATGTGTCAGGAGCATTAAAGAACAAACTCAGAGCCATAGGTCAATAAGAGGCAGAGACGGGCATTTTGACCTGGGAAAACTCGGTCCTGCAGGCCAGCCTCAACCAATTATTAATGGCCATGTCTTCATGCCCCTGAACTTCTCCAAAGCCTTTGTCTCAAGGACACCTCACCTTCTGAACAGAAGCCTACTTTCAGGAAGTCACGGTCTGACTAGGGAAGAGATCCTTTCCTTCCTCAAAAGCCAAAGgtcctctgtcctccctctctgGGCAGCTTTAGACCatggaaatacaataaagatcTGAGTGCTGGTCAGTGCAGCTTAGTACTTGGAGTGTTGTCCAGTAACTGAAAGGttaggggttcaattcccagtcagggcacatacctaggctgcaaaTTCATCCCAGGTCTGTTCACAGGCCCACACAACCCCCTGTCCAGGCACAGGATCTCTGGTCCCAGCAAGGATCCTGGGTTGGGGTGTGTACAtaggcaacaaatcaatgcttgTCTTGCAtctaagtttctctctctccgtttctctctctttctaaaaaatccaatgaaaatgtccttgggtgaatgtGCAGAAAAAAACGCTTTGTTGCTCTGACTCCCACAAGACAATTTCCACAGCACACGTTGTATTTGGATATAAACCTGGCAACACCCACAAAGCCTCTAGCCTCTGACTGGGAAGCAGCTTTACCCATACCCATTAACAATTCCCCAGCAAATTAGTCAATAAAGTGACTTGCTAGTAGTCTCACTCCAACCTCCTCTCCATCCCAGGAAGGAAGAAAGTTAGCAAGGACTCCAAGTGGTTAAATGgactcaaattttaaaacagcGCTGAGCATCCATTACACATCAGGATGCTCTCCCTCAAACcccacttcagggagaagcctgcaatAAGGAGCCAGCCTCCCACTCTGATCTGCCTTCCTGCACTGTGCTCCTGTCACCTGAGCCAGCCCTGACTAAGGAGTTCCTGCAGTCCTGTTTCAACCAATATCACTGAAACATTCCCTGTTCAATCACAGCCAATTGCTATATCCCCCACACCCTCCATTATCATCTTCACTGACCATCAAAAGCTACATTTCAACCAATCACGTCAGTGCTTTTCAGACCAAAATAACTATGAAAATTGAATCCTTATTTGCATCAGAATGCACAAATCAAGGACTGGGGTGGCAGCATCACTTTCTGAGAGTCAGAATCTCTTGGCTCAGAGTATCAACCTCTCTTTCCAAGAAGACTGAAGACTGTGTTTCCCTGGCTGGAGCTGAAACAGCAAAGACATTTTGCCAGCCCAGAGCACACAGAGCACAGCTAGTGGACCAAACCATAGCAGGGCACAGCAGAGCTGTCCAGCCTCATTCAGCCACCTCACTGGGGGCCGGCTGCCTGGCAGCCTTGCTGCTCCACAGGTGTGCTGACTGGTAACTGAGCTGTAACACTGCTGAGCTCTCTCACAGTCTTGTCGTTCTGCAGCTGTGCAGTGTCACTGGTGAGCCATTTGCACTCAGCAAAGGCTCCTTCTTCACTGCGTCCCAAATTGGGGGTTTCTATCGCTGTTCAATTGGTGCCTGTGACCATGGCTGACACCTAACATGGGACAAAGATCTGATCTCCTGACACCATCCTAGAACCAATGCATCTGGCCTTGACCAGTATAGTGCAGTTGGTCGAAGTGTCATCCTGCAGACTGTAAGGTCCCTGGTTCTATTCCtagtagtgttacagaacaccaGGGGCCACGGGAGATTGAGGACGGTATACTACTGAAAGGACCTCCTCCTGAGCTCAATTGTCCATTGCCCTataggaaagacatttctcaatgccagagatttgtgaaaaggaatgaaaatgtttatttaatgctatacagacttaaaatagtggcctaacatcttcattaaaatatcaaagtccttttggatacccacagatgcccacagtgcttccttctccccctgccctaattggGGTacagtatctcaggaaaagaagcaaatgtccaGGATCCAGTCTCCTGTCATCGTCAGCTGTGTCgccgtccaggcaggatctccaactaatccaaagccatgtggcaccttctcatggcctactggcaagagttctttcacccttcttccaagCAAAGTCCCTCCTGCTTTTTAGGTCACGCAGcgaaagggagcaccccaaagccacgtggtcttCTTTTACCAGAGCTGTAGGgttccccactctgccagaagaGTGTGGCTCTCCCTTCTCCTAAGCTGCGGGagagggtccccactctggcaagaCCTCGTGGCTCTCTTCctaatggctgctgtgcctgggtttaaatccccccaCCAATCTTCGTACCCCCAtgtctgactcctcctacaatcagttgcacctgccagcattcctgtattattccaagttgactgggctgccatcgtgagtctgggcaggggtggccccatgtcatggagccaatcttctccaagctcccatgcaggtgctgtcacctgggggacctgtcccccagttacatcttggggggaagttccttccatccccctggctcagagcatagccacaactatttaacatatctaagtgaccagccaaaggctacagatgtgttaaatgaccatgccttggattagctgcaaagctgtggctgtacaaaacagccctgcatgtttctgctccatgtgtcccttcccccaactcatacctctCTGTAGGGGGTAAGGGGTGAGAACATCTTAtgtgtctttctaatatttcctagacaccttgagttctggaccccattccaaatccctatttggggcccctcttttggctgcaccctgtattaCCTGTCATAGGGTTTGTGATGGTAAGTTTATGTCAGCTGGGCTGGGCCACAGGGCCTAGGTAGTGGGTCAAACatgtttctgggtgtttctgtgagggtgttttagTTGAAATGAATGTTTAAATGTGACATTGACTTTAGTAGCCTTGGAATCAGTAGGGCAGCTTGTCCCTACAGTGTACCCATCCCCCTGCAATCATCTGCATCCTGGAATAGAACGAAAGACTGACATTCCCTGAACTCCAGGGCATCTGTGAGCTAACAGCTGCAGCAGCTCTGCTCTGGATCTCCAGTGTGCAAGCCCACCCTGCAGATGTTGGACCTGCCAGCCTTCATAATCGTGTGAGCCAATGTCTTAAACTAAATCTCCCTCTATGGATACACACATCCTATTGGCTGTGTTTCTGTGGAAAACCCTGACTAATGCAGACTTGTCCTTAAGGTTAAATGATTTATACATGCAGTATGTATGGAATAGAACAGGGATGGATTGTCACATTAGCAGACTGTAACCTCAGTGTTCTCACCTGTCTGGGTTCAGCTTCACGGGTGCCGTCGTTCTTTTGCTCTTTGAATATGTCCCGGGGCTACAGAAATTGTCCTCCTACCCTCAGCCATGACCGAGGGCAGTTTGGGTTGCCCCAAAGATCAGGCACTTCTTATGTCATCAATAATGGACCAGAACAGGGCTGAAGCAGGTCTCCCCTGGCACAGCTTGGAATGTGGTTTCTTGCCTTTGTGCAGAAAGAATTCCAGACAGTAGTCCAGGTCATTTTGAGAGTATGCTTAGTAAAGTTTGGGACAGTGAACCAAAGGGCTTAATACAAGGAGCTGTCACAGTTACAGCACTGAGTCCAGACTGGGCCGCCTCGACTCAGGAAAGGAAGTCAGGGTCACAGTGTGGAgcccaggtggggctgctttggctccctgaAAATTAGGCATGAGGAGCTTTTAAGAGCTTTGGAGAAAGAATGTAAAATTGTGCTCCTGAGGAAAGGTGGTGGAGGGGGAAGAGTACACACTGGGTCTTTAGTCTTGAGGGTATTTATGTTTTTCTGCAGGAGGGagttttaggggaggtctcaatCAGAACGTTCATCATCTTCCCAGGTGTGTCCTGTAATATGCTGATGCACCAAAGTGAGGAATAGTGGGGTGTGGGGTCATCCTCTGCTCAGCTTTACTTCTATCTTGGATTTGTCTGGATCtgactgggatttttttttattcctctgactttatttattttgaggtttGACTGGCACTAATGACACAAACTGGGTCTCTGCTATCTCTCTCCCTGACTAGGGCGATTTAAGCTACCCACTATCTAGTTGGGGAGGGGAGATGTGAACCACCTGCTTGTAAGTGGCTTTGGTTAGGGAGGGTAGGGAAAAGTGATTTCTTATCTGGCTTTAGTTGCTCAGCTGTTCATTtaactcttttctctctgtttccctcattCCACTGTCAAGGAGTTTTTCTAGGTTCTCACTACTGACCTGCATCACTCAGAGGTGGCGTGGCAGGAAGGGGAGGCTGACCCAGACACCCTGCCTGCCATGACCCTGTGAACGTGTGGCCCTGACAACCATCACAGCCCCAGCTGGGAGTTAAAACTTGGAGGACAGTGTCTGGGACAGCCCCCAAGCAACCAGGCCCCACCATTAGCTTCCTGTGGAGAAGAGCAGAGCTTCTTTAGGAGGATCTGGATTTGACCTTGAGAATGACATAAACTAGAATGTATACATGGGCTCTGTCCTGTGCAATGTGATGCCCAGTGCAAGGCAAATATGTTTGTCCTGAGAATGTTCTTCCATGCTTCTCATGCACTTACAGGAGGGCTCTGGATGTTTGGTGAAGAAACAAGCTCTGTGACATACTGGCATAGTTTTGTCTCTTAACATGAGGACTTCAAATTCAGAATGCAGTCATATTCCTGCCACATGTAGCAGAAAACTGCCCACAGGGCTGCTGGTCTGGTTTGCATTCAAAGAACAAGTTCATTGTGCAGCTTCCTTGCCCTTGGAGGAGGAGCGCCAGAGTCCTGGGTGCAGAGTCCTTGTGACATTTCTGCTTCTGCACAGGCTTATCCTACCTGGGACCAGAAAGCAGTCACAGCTCCCTGAGTCTCAGGATAAAAGCATCCTTTTCAAGTACAGGTGTCCCGCTAAACCCCACTTTCATTAGCAGACATCTCCGAGACTCAGATCCAAAGTTCAGGAGCCCCTCAGTCCTAGGAAGGTACAAAGAGTCGGCTAAATGTGTGGAACATGTGAGCACGTGGCCTGAGTAACGTAGCAAAGAGTCTACAAGGCGGCTCCAGTTCCTGTGTTCGTGAAGCTGTCAGGACAGCTGTCACAGGcgttgtcttttcctttctttaatgttattaatattttttgatgTTTATGCCTTAACCCATTTTGAATTCTCTTTTTGGGGTAGTTGTAGAAGATTGGAATATGCTGACATTAGTACTCACCCAGTGATCAGTGAAACCAGAAGATGATGCCCTACAGCTTATCACGTACTCTGCTGGAGCTGAACACTGATCCAAGCTCATACAtgtatctcatttaaccctcataacAAGCATCACAGTTGGGGAGGCCATAGAATGGACACCTTTGGTTGTGTGGTGGAGGGTAAAGAGTGGGTGAGAGCCTAGGTAGGTGGCAGGAGAGTGattctgagggaggagggggacaaagtggggagggagggtcgACAAACTGGGCTGCTGTGTATTGAATGGGGTAAACTGAGTGCAGTTTTGCTCTCACCAGTTGAGAAAGACATTGGTGCAAATGACTCAACACCAATGGGTTTAATTAAGATTATGATTCACTGGGCCAAAGGGATGGCCTACTAATGGGGGATAATTACTGGGATTAGTCTTTGAATTCGTGAACAGTATAGTGGCCAGGAAGGGAATTAAAGGATATATTTGGGGAATGTCCTTTATCATTTATCTATTATAAACCCTCACTTaacacccactatgtgccagggactgcCCTAGGCACTGGCAATAACCTGCTTAGACATGGCTCCTGTCCTCAGGATGCTTACCATCTAGTGTGGAGGGACCAGGAGAAAAGCAGTTGGGACAATGCCACGTGCTGAGTGTTCTGATGGGTGGGGGACACAGGGTTGGGCAGCACTGGGCAGCGGTGCCTAAGCCAGCTGCAAGGACATGGAATCACTGTGCACAGCAGAAGTCATTGAAGTGAGGCCTAGACACCATTCCCCCTGTGGCCTCCTTACCCTCTCCTGGCTCTAGGAATCCAGCTAAACTTCAACAACCACAAAGCACGACTTGAACTAATAGAAATATCAAGCTCAATgttgacaaataaaaaatatatctgttCTTGCCTCTATGTATACAAGGCATTTAAAACTCCCAAAGTGTCCATTTCTATGGTGTGTCTCCAGAGAGGTACCAGCTGTATTTTTCCCTCATCCTCCCTGTATCTCCATGGCACAGAGAGGGCTCTCAGCCTGGCTGTGGTGGCCACTGGACGGGAGTGTGGGTGAGGCTTCTACAAGGTTTGCAGGTGTCCTGCCAGCTGCACATGCACATTCCTGAGATGTTGCCATCCCCTGGACCGCTAGCCTGTGGAAGCCATGGTAGGCAGTCTGGGTGCCTATGGGGCGATCTTGGACATGGACATGTAATGCCCAGCAAAGGCATCACCGACGTTCCATAACTTCATAATAGAAGGCAGGTCAGAGGCCAATTTGTTTAGAGGTGGAGAAACGGAGATCCAAAGATTGGTCAGGAGAGTCAGGACTCACAGTCAGGTGAGGAGCCCTCATGGTTCTCCTCCatggccccacccctcccagataTCCATAATCAGGTGAAGGTCAGACTCCTTCAGGGCTTGGTAGAGTTTATCTTTGCAGTTCTTGTTCCAGGAGCTGCTGAAGCTGAACAGCATCCTCATCTTGTCTGGATTGGTGCACTCAGCCCACACCTTCTGATACTACTCATGGTTCAGCACTTGTCCATATAGCTTGTCCAGGACTTGGTCCACCGAAGTCACTTGAGCCACCAGCTGCTCCCGATGCCAGTCCACAAAGTGCAGCTGAGCTGGGGCACCTGGGTGAATGTGAGGTTGGTAGCAAATGAAGAGAACTTCCACTACAGCCTCTACTTCTGATATGTCACCTCCAACTCTGCACTCACCTTCTCTAGCTCCTTGGGTACCCCCACCCTGTGAAAACATGGACCACCAGACACATGGTCCATGCCTCTGCCCCCTCATGTCAGCTTCCACAGACTTCTGCTGGAGCTGGGTGTGGGGTTGGGTTCATGATGGAGGCATTTCAGGTTGTTCTGTGGAAGGTGCCAGGGTCTCCATGGGCAAGAATAAGGAGGATGGGGAAGGACTCTGCCCTGGGGCACACACCACTCTCCAAGTCCTGATCCCTTGTAAAGTCTGCAATGATagagtcccttctttctctcctccctcccctagGAGCAGATAGTACACCCCAGACCAGCCATGGCCTGTAGTCTCCAACTGCTGCTACTGACCTGTATGGTGTGCAGGGACCAGAGTAGCTTCAGGTCTGAGGTCTCCTGGAGGAAAACAGACAGGAAGAAGCTTCTGTAACAGTGGTAGTCATTAACACAAACAGTAAGACTTGGAACTGTGACATATATCTCACCGCTGAGACTACTGGGTTCTTAGAACAAGCTACAGACTCATTCTAACAGAATTTAGAGAAAGGGTTGCAGGTGAGTCCATTCCTCATgcatgtggggaaactgaggcccagaagctATGAtcagagagatagagaaagagagagggagggagtaaTTTTTACCTGAACACTGCAGACATGTTGTACTTTAGTGATGGCATGAATGGAACCCTGGTGGGGAAATAACCGAGTCCTTGGTAGAAGTTTCAACTGTGAGATCTCCTTTTCTGAGTGGAAGTCTACCTCCTTGTCTTTGGCCTTCTAGActcacattgttttttttttttaatctttgttcaattatagttgtccccatttcctgtcctcattactctccccctcccccacccactagACTCACTCTGTTAATTTTGGATTTTGATGTCAGAATCAAGAATCAAGATCAAGAAAATCTTAGCCTTGGAAGTAATGTGTTAATTTTAATTGACAAAACCAACAACAGTAACGAGAAGTGAAGGGCATTACAATTACTTGCACAAGGAGAAGATGGGGAAGTCCACAGCAGCTCCTGTAGAGAGGACCTGAGAGTTTGGGCCACCCAAGTTCCATGTGAGCGGACAGTGTGGGAGGTGAGCTCAAGCACAGGGGAGCTCCCCTGTGGTGCTGGGAGCACCAggtccctggaggagggagggggagttcCACATCCTCCATGCTGACTGGATGGTCTTAGAGTCCATCCTGACTCATCCTCAATGGGCACATCTGCTGACAAGGTGACTGGGATGGCAAAGTTttgaaaagccaaaataaaaggAATGGTGGGCAGGACTAAAGATGTTTAACTTGCATAGTAAGAGAGTTAAGGGAGGTCACAATCAgtctacagcacaggtggcaaacacaaggcctgagggccaaatccggccctccaccttgttttatctgcccggcaccttgtttccacccagcggcagcgctgagctctcgcttcactgttaaggagtagttacattcatacagtcctaaaattacattcggccctttgaaggcaaccacgaggctgatgtggcccctggtgaaattGAGGTTGACACCCCTGGTTCAGATATCCAAAAGGCTTTTCTGTTGGGATGGAGATAGAACCTCTGTCACTTGTAAGGTCCAGAATTAACtctgaaagaaggaagagacTGGCTTGCTATGagagaaaataacaatatttttatgtttatgaagGATTGCTGCATGAGGTACATATTCAATACATcagtactttaatttttttctgcaataATACAAGTTAGGtataaaatcttcattttataaacaagaaagTGGAGACTCAAATGAGTTAAGTAATTTTCCAAAATCACCCAGCTAATAAGTTCCAGAGTAGGATTCAAACCAAGGTCTGATGCTGGGGCTGGTTATGCACTCCTGTGATTGTGCCCAAGTGAGACTGAATAAAAACCCATCCCCTTTCTCCATGCCGGGAAGCTGTGGTGGCAGCTCAGGAGGCAGATCCAACTTATTTCAACAGTGACAAGCGTTAGCTGTCCCTTCAAGGGATGTTTAGGGGATATTCTTGGGGGAGTCAGTGGTCATTTGAAGACTGTAAAGTCTCattcatttctgaaaatttattatttaattcttgtCTACCCTAAGGAAGCTTAAGGACCCAGGGTAGAGTATCTGCTCTTGCCAAAATTGGCTTAATTCATACAATCATATTATCATCCCATTCTTATTCTTTCAACTCGCATCCAATCCATTATGAGAAAATTTGCGCAAGGCTTTATGGGTATCAAACTGTGTTAACACAGAGCAGTGTAGAGACATGAAGGTGCATGGGAGGGGGAATGGAGTTCAGAGTTGGATTAACTTCAGTTCAAATTCTGGTCATGCTATTGTCATGTAACTAAaattttaacttctctgggctATCTCATCATAAGTTGTAATAAtacagactcactctctctctctctctgtctctctctctctctctctctctccacacacacacacaccacaacacACACATTCTGTAACTAACTCTCTGAGCTCCCTACGCTTGTCTTGACTTTACCGGATTTCAACAAGGCCTCCCATACTGGAGTTCCGCCTTCCTTCTGTCTTAGGTACAGGCTGATCTTTGACCTCAAATGGCCAACGTGTAACTCAGAGAAGAGCTGGGCATTCCCAGGACTCTGATAGGAGAGCTCCAGTTCCTGTGGAAGGAGTCATCATGTGAGAAACCACCATTCATCCTGCAAGTGAGGTCTTTCTCCACCTGACACCTTCTTGGCCCTGCTCAGCCCCATGGGCACCCTTGGATGATCTGTACTGAAATTAATCATCACTTCAGGCTTtgctctttccctccttttccacaTATTCTGATCCAGAAGAAAGAGGACACAGCTGGGTGCCCCATGGATGAGTCAGGACTCATATACAGTGTAGTGCTCACACATCCTAAACCAgatccttctccctcctcctcccc is a window of Phyllostomus discolor isolate MPI-MPIP mPhyDis1 chromosome 8, mPhyDis1.pri.v3, whole genome shotgun sequence DNA encoding:
- the LOC118502112 gene encoding NACHT, LRR and PYD domains-containing protein 1a-like isoform X2; amino-acid sequence: MGSRYTVSGSQEMVIIPQELELSYQSPGNAQLFSELHVGHLRSKISLYLRQKEGGTPVWEALLKSGDLRPEATLVPAHHTAQLHFVDWHREQLVAQVTSVDQVLDKLYGQVLNHE
- the LOC118502112 gene encoding NACHT, LRR and PYD domains-containing protein 1a-like isoform X1 — protein: MGSRYTVSGSQEMVIIPQELELSYQSPGNAQLFSELHVGHLRSKISLYLRQKEGGTPVWEALLKSGDLRPEATLVPAHHTGAPAQLHFVDWHREQLVAQVTSVDQVLDKLYGQVLNHE